Part of the Alteribacter lacisalsi genome, TTCAAATCAAAATGGAGCATACAGCGTGCAGGTTCTGACGGAAAAAGCGATCAAAACCACGATCCTCGAAGAGATCGAGCAGGCAGAAAAAATTGATGTGGCTGCCTTTTATCTTTCGGATCGGGATCTCGTGAAAGGCCTGATTCGTGCGGCGGAAAGAGGCATACCGGTTCGCATCATTCTGGATCCCAACATTCATGCTTTCGGCCGTGAGAAGCCCGGCATTCCAAACCAGGTCGTGGCGCATGAGCTCAGGGAAAAAGCCCCGGACAGCCTCGAGATCCGCTGGTACAACACGGCAAAAAAAGAGCAGTACCATACGAAGCTGTTTGCGTTTCAAAAAGGCGGGGAAACCACCCTGATCGGCGGGGCTGCAAACTTCACGAAACGAAACATCGGCGGCTTTAACCTGGAGACGAACCTGAAAGTGTCCGGTGACGACCATACGAAAGTCATGCAGGACGTCCAAGACTATTTCGACCGTCTGTGGACGAATGAAGGAGGGAAATTCACTCAGAGCGTTTCGGCTTACGAGGAAGATTCGTGGTGGAAGCATAAGCTGTACATTTTACAGGAACGGACCGGGTTTTCCACATACTGAACAAGCAGCAGGACGGGAATGTGCCTGCTGCTCTTTTGGTGATCAGCTTTCCTTGTGTGGCGGCGCCTTACTCGCTCTGGAGCACCTTCCGGCCGTCATCAAGGGACCAGCGGCCTTCTTTTTCTCCAAAAAGAGGGCGAAGAAAGGCGTCGGCGTAAATTCGCAAGGCGGTGAGGCTGCCGGCTTTGGCCAGTGTCAGGACTTCATAGAGAGCAGTCATTTTCTTCTGAAGCGGTTTAATGACGCGGGTCTGCTCAGCCGGGTCGAGCGCGGCCAGGTCTTTTAGGTCGGTGGTGAGACGGGTCAGGCCGTAGCGGATCGGATCTGCTTCTTTGCCGAGTGTGCCGAGCTCGTTCTGCATACGGGTAAGAAAGGCGGTGGCGGCGTCGAATTTGCTGAACAGGCGGAGCACCTCGAGACCCAGGATGTTCGCGGTTCCTTCCCAGACAGTAAGCACCTGGGCGTCCCTGAGCAGGCGCGGGGTCACAAAGTCTTCGATGTAGCCGTTCCCGCCGTGCATCTCGATCGCTTCGTGGGCAAAGTGGATCGCCTGGTCGGCGGTATCCGCTTTAATCAGGGCGATCATCAGGCGGAGCATGCCGTCATCTCTTGCAGCTTCCGGCTTTTCATACCATTCATCGAATTCCCGGACAAGGGCAAAGACGGCCCGGGTCTGGGCTTCGAGCCGTACTTTCATTTTCACAAGGGAGTCCTGGATCATCGGGTACTGGATGATCGCCTCTCCGAAAGCGTGCCGGTCCTCGGCATAGCGGCGGGATTCCGAGTACGCCCGGCGCATGATGCCGATCGAGGCGACCGCGTTGCAGATGCGCGACAGGTTGAGCGCTTCCATCATGTAGTAGAAACCTCTGTCTTTTTCACCAATCACGAACGCTTCGGCGCCGTTAAATTCCACTTCACCTGAAGGAACGGCCCGGACACCGAGTTTATCTTTTAAACGACGGACTCTGAGGTTATTCAGGCTGCCGTCCTCTTTACGCCACGGTACGAGAAAAAGAGCGAGGCCTTTCGAGCCGTCCGGCGCTCCTTCAGGACGTGCGAGTACGGTGGCGACACCGCACGTGCCCGCGTTACTGGCGAAGTACTTTTCCCCGTACAGGTGGTAGGCGCCGTTTTCGTAGACGGCTTGCGTTTCGTTGGCGCCAACGTCCGATCCGCCCTGCCGTTCAGTAAGAAACGTGGCTCCCTCGAAAAGTTCCGTGTCCCCGGTGGAGAGAACGTGGGGAAGGAACCGGTCTTTTAGTTCAGCGCTTCCGTACCGTTCCAGCAGGTAGGCAGTGGCCATCGTGAGTGTGACGGGGCAGTAGAAGCCCGGCTCGGACTGGCTGAGCACGTACCCCTGGGCAAAGGAGTAAAGGTAGTTTCCATTGTGGCCAAGGGCCGGAATGTCCTTGTGTATGTAGCCGACAATTCCTTTGCCGTATGTATAGCAGACGGTCTGCCGATAGCCTTCATTCACTTCGATTTTGGACTGCTCGTCGCCGAAACGGTCGTATGGAACGAGGCGCGGCTGCCCTTCATGGTCCGTATGCTTCGCCCGCTCGTCGATCACGCCGGCACAGGCGGCACCAAACTCGGTGAGTTCCTCTTCGGCCCAGGCGGCAAAATCAGAAGGAAGGCAGGTGCGTACGAGTTCCTGGATGAGAGGATCCTCAGTGTAAAAGTTCCGCTTTTCGTTTTTTCGGGTGGACTGGAGAACAGGCATGGGTAAGCTCCTTTCAATTTGGAAGTGATCAGCTATTGGTTTCGGCTCCAACGCGCGGAAGTCCTGCATAAAAGAAGCCCGGCTTTCACTCGTGATGAATGCCGGGAGTGCTTTACAGTGCCTTGTTATTCCTGTTTCTGAAGGGCGGCGCGTTCTTCATCAGAGAACACGCGGGAGCGGGTGAGGAAACGCTTGCCCTCAGGGCCCTCAAGGGAAAACATGCCACCCCTTCCATTAACCACATCAATAATCAGCTGGGTATGCTTCCAGTATTCGTACTGGTCTTTCGCAATATAAAACGGAGTGCCCCCGATTTCACCGAGCTTCACGTCCGAGCGGCCGGTTTTCAGCTCGCCGTCTGCATAGCACATCGGGGAGCTGCCGTCACAGCAGCCGCCGGACTGATGAAACATGAGGGGGCCGTGGCGGTCCTTCAGTTTTTCAATGAGCGCGAGAG contains:
- a CDS encoding acyl-CoA dehydrogenase family protein, encoding MPVLQSTRKNEKRNFYTEDPLIQELVRTCLPSDFAAWAEEELTEFGAACAGVIDERAKHTDHEGQPRLVPYDRFGDEQSKIEVNEGYRQTVCYTYGKGIVGYIHKDIPALGHNGNYLYSFAQGYVLSQSEPGFYCPVTLTMATAYLLERYGSAELKDRFLPHVLSTGDTELFEGATFLTERQGGSDVGANETQAVYENGAYHLYGEKYFASNAGTCGVATVLARPEGAPDGSKGLALFLVPWRKEDGSLNNLRVRRLKDKLGVRAVPSGEVEFNGAEAFVIGEKDRGFYYMMEALNLSRICNAVASIGIMRRAYSESRRYAEDRHAFGEAIIQYPMIQDSLVKMKVRLEAQTRAVFALVREFDEWYEKPEAARDDGMLRLMIALIKADTADQAIHFAHEAIEMHGGNGYIEDFVTPRLLRDAQVLTVWEGTANILGLEVLRLFSKFDAATAFLTRMQNELGTLGKEADPIRYGLTRLTTDLKDLAALDPAEQTRVIKPLQKKMTALYEVLTLAKAGSLTALRIYADAFLRPLFGEKEGRWSLDDGRKVLQSE
- a CDS encoding DUF779 domain-containing protein — protein: MVERVTATDSALALIEKLKDRHGPLMFHQSGGCCDGSSPMCYADGELKTGRSDVKLGEIGGTPFYIAKDQYEYWKHTQLIIDVVNGRGGMFSLEGPEGKRFLTRSRVFSDEERAALQKQE